The following proteins are encoded in a genomic region of Brachypodium distachyon strain Bd21 chromosome 1, Brachypodium_distachyon_v3.0, whole genome shotgun sequence:
- the LOC100840960 gene encoding TBC1 domain family member 2A isoform X2 codes for MGATRAFFDFDHKRDTYGFAVRPQHLQRFREYAKIYKEEEDERAHRWKDFLDRLAESVDVPSTASILPSTDAAAAGDGEGGAESAEKGDEEEEHETDGAEKSNKSECLKEVDVNEEFRDPNGVPEDSKDVSGNSGKLEDDSSNRGAHCNEEEEDEAAERNAKLEDVEEVDGNNEFREANGSPEDFKDMSGSSEKLKEDSTANSVEFNKASEELKEMSEGLEQIKDVNGGSEEFKDQNGRSKILREVNNDNLEKFEETPFGKGLLDELEPMKVESWKRMRASLSVIEKMMSSRVVKRNDTAETTCGKVATQLASIEEERTVEENHEGVPAEESYDAKKLDQSQDRASSDSTNVTFEGVDEGSYFPWREELESLVRGGVPIALRGEMWQAFVGVGARKITGYYKKLLDERTEVLDEKDLEDQLANGQKSSPKKLPKPEKWKGQIEKDLPRTFPGHPALDEDGRNALRRLLTAYARHNPSVGYCQAMNFFAGLFLLFMPEENAFWALVGIIDEYFDGYYTEEMIESQVDQLVLEEVVRERFPKLAKHTDFLGVQVTWVTGPWFLSIFINMLPWESVLRVWDVILFEGNRTMLFRTTLALLDLYGPALVTTKDAGDAITLLQSLAGSTFDSSQLVLTACMGFQSVKEMGLRELRKKHRPEIIAAMEERSKDRKSWKDKKGLATKLYSFKHDPSSLCPQVDSKEGADGLQLNGDSGSTNLENFLSSSALESELDEGLDLQDQVTWLKGELCKLLEEKRSAELRSEELETALMEMVTQDNRRMLSAKVEKLEAEVSELQKIFADKQEQEQAMLQILLRMEQEQKVAEDARVAAERDAAEQKYAAHLLQEKYEAATAALSQMEKRAVMAETMLEATKQYQAGQVKANQTFAPKSPHADLGKTNQDPNQDTPNRKLGLLSRGLGWLEKSKGKSNSNETAEG; via the exons ATGGGCGCCACCAGGGCCTTCTTCGACTTCGACCACAAGAG GGACACTTATGGATTCGCAGTGCGGCCACAGCATCTGCAGCGTTTCCGTGAGTATGCCAAGATATACAAG gaggaggaggatgagagAGCGCATAGATGGAAGGACTTCTTGGACAGGTTGGCTGAGTCTGTGGATGTGCCCAGCACAGCCAGCATTTTGCCGTCGacagatgctgctgctgccggagaTGGTGAAGGAGGTGCTGAAAGCGCAGAAAagggtgatgaagaagaagagcatgaAACCGATGGTGCAGAGAAGAGCAATAAATCAGAATGTTTGAAGGAAGTTGACGTCAATGAAGAATTCAGAGATCCAAATGGCGTGCCAGAAGATTCGAAAGATGTGTCTGGTAACTCGGGAAAACTGGAAGATGATAGCAGTAACAGAGGGGCACATtgcaatgaagaagaagaggatgaggcTGCAGAAAGGAATGCCAAATTGGAAGATGTGGAGGAAGTTGATGGCAACAATGAATTCAGAGAAGCAAATGGCAGTCCAGAAGATTTTAAAGATATGTCTGGCAGCTCGGAAAAACTGAAAGAGGATAGTACTGCCAACTCTGTAGAATTTAACAAAGCCTCTGAAGAGTTGAAGGAAATGAGTGAGGGCTTGGAACAAATAAAAGATGTAAATGGGGGCTCAGAAGAATTTAAAGATCAAAACGGACGATCAAAAATATTGAGAGAAGTGAACAACGACAACTTGGAAAAGTTTGAAGAGACCCCGTTTGGTAAGGGGTTGTTGGATGAATTGGAGCCCATGAAAGTCGAGTCCTGGAAGCGGATGAGGGCATCACTCAGCGTCATTGAAAAAATGATGAGCTCTCGGGTGGTGAAAAGAAATGATACTGCAGAAACCACATGTGGAAAGGTTGCAACACAGCTTGCTTCAATTGAAGAAGAACGGACAGtagaagaaaatcatgaagGGGTTCCGGCAGAGGAGTCGTATGATGCAAAAAAGTTGGATCAATCACAGGACAGGGCATCTAGTGATTCGACGAATGTTACCTTTGAGGGAGTCGATGAAGGGTCTTATTTTCCTTGGAGGGAGGAACTTGAGAGCTTGGTTCGTGGAGGCGTGCCAATAGCTCTTAGAGGAGAG ATGTGGCAAGCATTTGTGGGTGTTGGTGCTCGCAAAATTACTGGGTACTACAAGAAATTGCTTGATGAGAGGACCGAGGTATTGGATGAAAAGGACCTCGAGGACCAACTGGCAAATGGACAGAAAAGTTCACCGAAAAAGCTTCCCAAGCCTGAGAAGTGGAAGGGACAGATAGAGAAG GATTTGCCTCGAACATTTCCGGGACACCCTGCATTAGATGAGGATGGGAGAAATGCTTTGAGGCGGTTATTAACAGCATACGCAAGGCATAATCCATCTGTTGGATACTGCCAG GCCATGAACTTTTTTGCCGGACTATTTTTATTGTTCATGCCTGAAGAAAATGCATTCTG gGCTCTGGTGGGGATCATTGATGAGTACTTTGATGGTTACTACACTGAGGAAATGATTGAATCACAG GTTGACCAGCTTGTTCTTGAGGAGGTTGTACGAGAAAGATTCCCCAAATTGG CCAAACATACGGATTTCTTGGGAGTTCAGGTGACATGGGTGACTGGACCATGGTTTctttcaattttcatcaaCATGCTTCCATGGGAAAGTG TTCTTCGTGTTTGGGATGTGATCCTTTTTGAAGGGAATCGTACAATGCTGTTCCGGACAACGCTTGCATTGCTAGACTTATATG GGCCTGCCCTGGTGACCACAAAGGATGCTGGAGACGCAATTACATTACTGCAGTCTCTTGCTGGCTCTACCTTTGACAGCAGCCAGCTTGTATTGACAGCTTGTATGGGTTTTCAGTCAGTCAAAGAAATGGGATTGCGGGAGCTAAGAAAAAAGCACAGGCCCGAAATTATAGCTGCTATGGAGGAAAGATCAAAAGACCGTAAATCATGGAAAGATAAGAAGGGGTTGGCAACTAAACTATACAGCTTTAAACATGACCCCTCATCTCTGTGCccacaagttgactccaaggAAGGAGCAGACGGTTTGCAACTGAATGGGGATTCTGGCTCAACAAATCTGGAAAACTTCCTTAGTAGTTCAGCGTTAGAGAGTGAGTTGGAtgagggccttgatcttcaaGATCAG GTCACATGGCTAAAGGGTGAGCTGTGCAAACTGCTTGAGGAGAAAAGATCAGCTGAACTCAG AAGCGAGGAGTTGGAGACTGCTTTAATGGAAATGGTCACGCAGGATAATAGGCGTATGTTGAGTGCTAAG GTCGAGAAATTGGAGGCAGAGGTATCTGAACTGCAAAAGATTTTTGCAGATAAGCAAGAACAGGAGCAAGCAATGCTTCAG ATTTTATTAAGAATGGAGCAGGAGCAGAAAGTGGCAGAAGATGCCCGCGTAGCTGCTGAGCGAGATGCTGCTGAACAAAAATATGCTGCCCACTTGCTCCAG GAGAAGTAtgaagcagcaacagcagcactTTCTCAAATGGAGAAGAGAGCTGTGATGGCAGAAACTATGTTGGAAGCTACAAAGCAGTACCAGGCTGGGCAGGTTAAAGCCAACCAAACATTTGCTCCAAA ATCACCACATGCAGACCTTGGGAAGACGAACCAAGATCCCAATCAAGATACACCCAACAGAAAATTGGGTTTGCTTTCTAGAGGGCTTGGATGGCTAGAGAAGAGCAAG GGAAAATCAAATTCCAATGAAACAGCTGAAGGGTAA
- the LOC100840960 gene encoding TBC1 domain family member 2A isoform X3 has product MEPESRDTYGFAVRPQHLQRFREYAKIYKEEEDERAHRWKDFLDRLAESVDVPSTASILPSTDAAAAGDGEGGAESAEKGDEEEEHETDGAEKSNKSECLKEVDVNEEFRDPNGVPEDSKDVSGNSGKLEDDSSNRGAHCNEEEEDEAAERNAKLEDVEEVDGNNEFREANGSPEDFKDMSGSSEKLKEDSTANSVEFNKASEELKEMSEGLEQIKDVNGGSEEFKDQNGRSKILREVNNDNLEKFEETPFGKGLLDELEPMKVESWKRMRASLSVIEKMMSSRVVKRNDTAETTCGKVATQLASIEEERTVEENHEGVPAEESYDAKKLDQSQDRASSDSTNVTFEGVDEGSYFPWREELESLVRGGVPIALRGEMWQAFVGVGARKITGYYKKLLDERTEVLDEKDLEDQLANGQKSSPKKLPKPEKWKGQIEKDLPRTFPGHPALDEDGRNALRRLLTAYARHNPSVGYCQAMNFFAGLFLLFMPEENAFWALVGIIDEYFDGYYTEEMIESQVDQLVLEEVVRERFPKLAKHTDFLGVQVTWVTGPWFLSIFINMLPWESVLRVWDVILFEGNRTMLFRTTLALLDLYGPALVTTKDAGDAITLLQSLAGSTFDSSQLVLTACMGFQSVKEMGLRELRKKHRPEIIAAMEERSKDRKSWKDKKGLATKLYSFKHDPSSLCPQVDSKEGADGLQLNGDSGSTNLENFLSSSALESELDEGLDLQDQVTWLKGELCKLLEEKRSAELRSEELETALMEMVTQDNRRMLSAKVEKLEAEVSELQKIFADKQEQEQAMLQILLRMEQEQKVAEDARVAAERDAAEQKYAAHLLQEKYEAATAALSQMEKRAVMAETMLEATKQYQAGQVKANQTFAPKSPHADLGKTNQDPNQDTPNRKLGLLSRGLGWLEKSKGKSNSNETAEG; this is encoded by the exons ATGGAACCCGAGTCCCG GGACACTTATGGATTCGCAGTGCGGCCACAGCATCTGCAGCGTTTCCGTGAGTATGCCAAGATATACAAG gaggaggaggatgagagAGCGCATAGATGGAAGGACTTCTTGGACAGGTTGGCTGAGTCTGTGGATGTGCCCAGCACAGCCAGCATTTTGCCGTCGacagatgctgctgctgccggagaTGGTGAAGGAGGTGCTGAAAGCGCAGAAAagggtgatgaagaagaagagcatgaAACCGATGGTGCAGAGAAGAGCAATAAATCAGAATGTTTGAAGGAAGTTGACGTCAATGAAGAATTCAGAGATCCAAATGGCGTGCCAGAAGATTCGAAAGATGTGTCTGGTAACTCGGGAAAACTGGAAGATGATAGCAGTAACAGAGGGGCACATtgcaatgaagaagaagaggatgaggcTGCAGAAAGGAATGCCAAATTGGAAGATGTGGAGGAAGTTGATGGCAACAATGAATTCAGAGAAGCAAATGGCAGTCCAGAAGATTTTAAAGATATGTCTGGCAGCTCGGAAAAACTGAAAGAGGATAGTACTGCCAACTCTGTAGAATTTAACAAAGCCTCTGAAGAGTTGAAGGAAATGAGTGAGGGCTTGGAACAAATAAAAGATGTAAATGGGGGCTCAGAAGAATTTAAAGATCAAAACGGACGATCAAAAATATTGAGAGAAGTGAACAACGACAACTTGGAAAAGTTTGAAGAGACCCCGTTTGGTAAGGGGTTGTTGGATGAATTGGAGCCCATGAAAGTCGAGTCCTGGAAGCGGATGAGGGCATCACTCAGCGTCATTGAAAAAATGATGAGCTCTCGGGTGGTGAAAAGAAATGATACTGCAGAAACCACATGTGGAAAGGTTGCAACACAGCTTGCTTCAATTGAAGAAGAACGGACAGtagaagaaaatcatgaagGGGTTCCGGCAGAGGAGTCGTATGATGCAAAAAAGTTGGATCAATCACAGGACAGGGCATCTAGTGATTCGACGAATGTTACCTTTGAGGGAGTCGATGAAGGGTCTTATTTTCCTTGGAGGGAGGAACTTGAGAGCTTGGTTCGTGGAGGCGTGCCAATAGCTCTTAGAGGAGAG ATGTGGCAAGCATTTGTGGGTGTTGGTGCTCGCAAAATTACTGGGTACTACAAGAAATTGCTTGATGAGAGGACCGAGGTATTGGATGAAAAGGACCTCGAGGACCAACTGGCAAATGGACAGAAAAGTTCACCGAAAAAGCTTCCCAAGCCTGAGAAGTGGAAGGGACAGATAGAGAAG GATTTGCCTCGAACATTTCCGGGACACCCTGCATTAGATGAGGATGGGAGAAATGCTTTGAGGCGGTTATTAACAGCATACGCAAGGCATAATCCATCTGTTGGATACTGCCAG GCCATGAACTTTTTTGCCGGACTATTTTTATTGTTCATGCCTGAAGAAAATGCATTCTG gGCTCTGGTGGGGATCATTGATGAGTACTTTGATGGTTACTACACTGAGGAAATGATTGAATCACAG GTTGACCAGCTTGTTCTTGAGGAGGTTGTACGAGAAAGATTCCCCAAATTGG CCAAACATACGGATTTCTTGGGAGTTCAGGTGACATGGGTGACTGGACCATGGTTTctttcaattttcatcaaCATGCTTCCATGGGAAAGTG TTCTTCGTGTTTGGGATGTGATCCTTTTTGAAGGGAATCGTACAATGCTGTTCCGGACAACGCTTGCATTGCTAGACTTATATG GGCCTGCCCTGGTGACCACAAAGGATGCTGGAGACGCAATTACATTACTGCAGTCTCTTGCTGGCTCTACCTTTGACAGCAGCCAGCTTGTATTGACAGCTTGTATGGGTTTTCAGTCAGTCAAAGAAATGGGATTGCGGGAGCTAAGAAAAAAGCACAGGCCCGAAATTATAGCTGCTATGGAGGAAAGATCAAAAGACCGTAAATCATGGAAAGATAAGAAGGGGTTGGCAACTAAACTATACAGCTTTAAACATGACCCCTCATCTCTGTGCccacaagttgactccaaggAAGGAGCAGACGGTTTGCAACTGAATGGGGATTCTGGCTCAACAAATCTGGAAAACTTCCTTAGTAGTTCAGCGTTAGAGAGTGAGTTGGAtgagggccttgatcttcaaGATCAG GTCACATGGCTAAAGGGTGAGCTGTGCAAACTGCTTGAGGAGAAAAGATCAGCTGAACTCAG AAGCGAGGAGTTGGAGACTGCTTTAATGGAAATGGTCACGCAGGATAATAGGCGTATGTTGAGTGCTAAG GTCGAGAAATTGGAGGCAGAGGTATCTGAACTGCAAAAGATTTTTGCAGATAAGCAAGAACAGGAGCAAGCAATGCTTCAG ATTTTATTAAGAATGGAGCAGGAGCAGAAAGTGGCAGAAGATGCCCGCGTAGCTGCTGAGCGAGATGCTGCTGAACAAAAATATGCTGCCCACTTGCTCCAG GAGAAGTAtgaagcagcaacagcagcactTTCTCAAATGGAGAAGAGAGCTGTGATGGCAGAAACTATGTTGGAAGCTACAAAGCAGTACCAGGCTGGGCAGGTTAAAGCCAACCAAACATTTGCTCCAAA ATCACCACATGCAGACCTTGGGAAGACGAACCAAGATCCCAATCAAGATACACCCAACAGAAAATTGGGTTTGCTTTCTAGAGGGCTTGGATGGCTAGAGAAGAGCAAG GGAAAATCAAATTCCAATGAAACAGCTGAAGGGTAA
- the LOC100840960 gene encoding TBC1 domain family member 2A isoform X1 codes for MRWLELLPLGVVSDGGEVWRRDTYGFAVRPQHLQRFREYAKIYKEEEDERAHRWKDFLDRLAESVDVPSTASILPSTDAAAAGDGEGGAESAEKGDEEEEHETDGAEKSNKSECLKEVDVNEEFRDPNGVPEDSKDVSGNSGKLEDDSSNRGAHCNEEEEDEAAERNAKLEDVEEVDGNNEFREANGSPEDFKDMSGSSEKLKEDSTANSVEFNKASEELKEMSEGLEQIKDVNGGSEEFKDQNGRSKILREVNNDNLEKFEETPFGKGLLDELEPMKVESWKRMRASLSVIEKMMSSRVVKRNDTAETTCGKVATQLASIEEERTVEENHEGVPAEESYDAKKLDQSQDRASSDSTNVTFEGVDEGSYFPWREELESLVRGGVPIALRGEMWQAFVGVGARKITGYYKKLLDERTEVLDEKDLEDQLANGQKSSPKKLPKPEKWKGQIEKDLPRTFPGHPALDEDGRNALRRLLTAYARHNPSVGYCQAMNFFAGLFLLFMPEENAFWALVGIIDEYFDGYYTEEMIESQVDQLVLEEVVRERFPKLAKHTDFLGVQVTWVTGPWFLSIFINMLPWESVLRVWDVILFEGNRTMLFRTTLALLDLYGPALVTTKDAGDAITLLQSLAGSTFDSSQLVLTACMGFQSVKEMGLRELRKKHRPEIIAAMEERSKDRKSWKDKKGLATKLYSFKHDPSSLCPQVDSKEGADGLQLNGDSGSTNLENFLSSSALESELDEGLDLQDQVTWLKGELCKLLEEKRSAELRSEELETALMEMVTQDNRRMLSAKVEKLEAEVSELQKIFADKQEQEQAMLQILLRMEQEQKVAEDARVAAERDAAEQKYAAHLLQEKYEAATAALSQMEKRAVMAETMLEATKQYQAGQVKANQTFAPKSPHADLGKTNQDPNQDTPNRKLGLLSRGLGWLEKSKGKSNSNETAEG; via the exons ATGCGGTGGTTGGAGTTGTTGCCTCTGGGCGTTGTGTCTGATGGTGGTGAGGTTTGGCGCAGGGACACTTATGGATTCGCAGTGCGGCCACAGCATCTGCAGCGTTTCCGTGAGTATGCCAAGATATACAAG gaggaggaggatgagagAGCGCATAGATGGAAGGACTTCTTGGACAGGTTGGCTGAGTCTGTGGATGTGCCCAGCACAGCCAGCATTTTGCCGTCGacagatgctgctgctgccggagaTGGTGAAGGAGGTGCTGAAAGCGCAGAAAagggtgatgaagaagaagagcatgaAACCGATGGTGCAGAGAAGAGCAATAAATCAGAATGTTTGAAGGAAGTTGACGTCAATGAAGAATTCAGAGATCCAAATGGCGTGCCAGAAGATTCGAAAGATGTGTCTGGTAACTCGGGAAAACTGGAAGATGATAGCAGTAACAGAGGGGCACATtgcaatgaagaagaagaggatgaggcTGCAGAAAGGAATGCCAAATTGGAAGATGTGGAGGAAGTTGATGGCAACAATGAATTCAGAGAAGCAAATGGCAGTCCAGAAGATTTTAAAGATATGTCTGGCAGCTCGGAAAAACTGAAAGAGGATAGTACTGCCAACTCTGTAGAATTTAACAAAGCCTCTGAAGAGTTGAAGGAAATGAGTGAGGGCTTGGAACAAATAAAAGATGTAAATGGGGGCTCAGAAGAATTTAAAGATCAAAACGGACGATCAAAAATATTGAGAGAAGTGAACAACGACAACTTGGAAAAGTTTGAAGAGACCCCGTTTGGTAAGGGGTTGTTGGATGAATTGGAGCCCATGAAAGTCGAGTCCTGGAAGCGGATGAGGGCATCACTCAGCGTCATTGAAAAAATGATGAGCTCTCGGGTGGTGAAAAGAAATGATACTGCAGAAACCACATGTGGAAAGGTTGCAACACAGCTTGCTTCAATTGAAGAAGAACGGACAGtagaagaaaatcatgaagGGGTTCCGGCAGAGGAGTCGTATGATGCAAAAAAGTTGGATCAATCACAGGACAGGGCATCTAGTGATTCGACGAATGTTACCTTTGAGGGAGTCGATGAAGGGTCTTATTTTCCTTGGAGGGAGGAACTTGAGAGCTTGGTTCGTGGAGGCGTGCCAATAGCTCTTAGAGGAGAG ATGTGGCAAGCATTTGTGGGTGTTGGTGCTCGCAAAATTACTGGGTACTACAAGAAATTGCTTGATGAGAGGACCGAGGTATTGGATGAAAAGGACCTCGAGGACCAACTGGCAAATGGACAGAAAAGTTCACCGAAAAAGCTTCCCAAGCCTGAGAAGTGGAAGGGACAGATAGAGAAG GATTTGCCTCGAACATTTCCGGGACACCCTGCATTAGATGAGGATGGGAGAAATGCTTTGAGGCGGTTATTAACAGCATACGCAAGGCATAATCCATCTGTTGGATACTGCCAG GCCATGAACTTTTTTGCCGGACTATTTTTATTGTTCATGCCTGAAGAAAATGCATTCTG gGCTCTGGTGGGGATCATTGATGAGTACTTTGATGGTTACTACACTGAGGAAATGATTGAATCACAG GTTGACCAGCTTGTTCTTGAGGAGGTTGTACGAGAAAGATTCCCCAAATTGG CCAAACATACGGATTTCTTGGGAGTTCAGGTGACATGGGTGACTGGACCATGGTTTctttcaattttcatcaaCATGCTTCCATGGGAAAGTG TTCTTCGTGTTTGGGATGTGATCCTTTTTGAAGGGAATCGTACAATGCTGTTCCGGACAACGCTTGCATTGCTAGACTTATATG GGCCTGCCCTGGTGACCACAAAGGATGCTGGAGACGCAATTACATTACTGCAGTCTCTTGCTGGCTCTACCTTTGACAGCAGCCAGCTTGTATTGACAGCTTGTATGGGTTTTCAGTCAGTCAAAGAAATGGGATTGCGGGAGCTAAGAAAAAAGCACAGGCCCGAAATTATAGCTGCTATGGAGGAAAGATCAAAAGACCGTAAATCATGGAAAGATAAGAAGGGGTTGGCAACTAAACTATACAGCTTTAAACATGACCCCTCATCTCTGTGCccacaagttgactccaaggAAGGAGCAGACGGTTTGCAACTGAATGGGGATTCTGGCTCAACAAATCTGGAAAACTTCCTTAGTAGTTCAGCGTTAGAGAGTGAGTTGGAtgagggccttgatcttcaaGATCAG GTCACATGGCTAAAGGGTGAGCTGTGCAAACTGCTTGAGGAGAAAAGATCAGCTGAACTCAG AAGCGAGGAGTTGGAGACTGCTTTAATGGAAATGGTCACGCAGGATAATAGGCGTATGTTGAGTGCTAAG GTCGAGAAATTGGAGGCAGAGGTATCTGAACTGCAAAAGATTTTTGCAGATAAGCAAGAACAGGAGCAAGCAATGCTTCAG ATTTTATTAAGAATGGAGCAGGAGCAGAAAGTGGCAGAAGATGCCCGCGTAGCTGCTGAGCGAGATGCTGCTGAACAAAAATATGCTGCCCACTTGCTCCAG GAGAAGTAtgaagcagcaacagcagcactTTCTCAAATGGAGAAGAGAGCTGTGATGGCAGAAACTATGTTGGAAGCTACAAAGCAGTACCAGGCTGGGCAGGTTAAAGCCAACCAAACATTTGCTCCAAA ATCACCACATGCAGACCTTGGGAAGACGAACCAAGATCCCAATCAAGATACACCCAACAGAAAATTGGGTTTGCTTTCTAGAGGGCTTGGATGGCTAGAGAAGAGCAAG GGAAAATCAAATTCCAATGAAACAGCTGAAGGGTAA